The following are encoded in a window of Neomicrococcus lactis genomic DNA:
- a CDS encoding Ppx/GppA family phosphatase, which yields MRLGVLDIGSNTVHLLLVDAHPGARPVAFASHKRPLSLIRYLDANGAINAEGQKELTDFVAEAADFARRHNAEDFLAFCTSAIREAANGPEVLDRVTNETGVTLMELTGEQEAAVTYFAVRRWFGWSAKNIMNLDIGGGSMELSMGWDALPAVAYSVPLGAGRLTRDFLPDDPPRPKDVKELRKYIKSELKEPVAVLKEYEKPKLVAATSKTFRSLARICGAAPSAEGPYVKRLLRLEDLRLWSRRLEAMVVEDRALLPGVSEVRAPQVLAGALAAETVMEMLGLEQVRICPWALREGILLRRFDHLMAESREALDVPGPVGSNLPLGAQPHVPGTPNPVGRAAHQH from the coding sequence TGGCGTTCGCGTCCCACAAGCGTCCGCTGTCCCTCATTCGCTACCTCGACGCCAACGGCGCTATCAACGCTGAGGGTCAGAAGGAGCTGACGGACTTCGTGGCTGAGGCCGCGGACTTTGCACGGCGCCATAACGCTGAGGATTTCCTCGCGTTCTGTACGTCGGCTATTCGTGAAGCGGCGAACGGTCCAGAAGTGCTGGATCGCGTCACGAACGAAACCGGCGTGACGCTCATGGAGCTGACCGGTGAGCAAGAAGCCGCCGTGACGTACTTTGCCGTGCGCCGCTGGTTCGGCTGGAGCGCCAAGAACATCATGAACTTGGACATCGGTGGCGGCTCCATGGAACTTTCCATGGGCTGGGATGCTCTGCCCGCCGTCGCATACTCGGTGCCGCTGGGCGCCGGCCGGCTGACGCGTGACTTCTTGCCGGATGACCCGCCACGTCCTAAGGACGTCAAGGAACTGCGCAAGTACATCAAATCTGAACTCAAAGAGCCCGTTGCTGTGCTCAAAGAGTATGAGAAGCCCAAGCTCGTTGCAGCGACCTCCAAGACCTTCCGCAGCTTGGCGCGCATTTGTGGTGCCGCACCCAGTGCTGAGGGACCGTATGTGAAGCGCCTCTTGCGTCTCGAGGACTTGCGGCTCTGGAGCCGACGCCTCGAGGCCATGGTGGTGGAGGACCGTGCGCTGTTGCCAGGTGTCTCCGAAGTTCGTGCTCCGCAGGTTCTCGCTGGCGCGCTGGCCGCAGAGACCGTCATGGAAATGCTGGGTTTGGAACAAGTTCGTATCTGCCCGTGGGCGCTCCGCGAAGGCATCTTGTTACGCCGCTTTGACCACTTGATGGCCGAGAGTCGCGAAGCACTAGACGTTCCGGGCCCCGTGGGGAGTAATCTGCCATTAGGCGCGCAACCGCACGTACCGGGAACCCCAAACCCCGTAGGCCGCGCCGCACATCAGCATTAG